The Aedes aegypti strain LVP_AGWG chromosome 3, AaegL5.0 Primary Assembly, whole genome shotgun sequence genome contains a region encoding:
- the LOC5578458 gene encoding RING finger protein 44 isoform X4 gives MFKIHTYYYLFLLLLLPLPLLLPLCSDNTGSSPKESFTYSPKSPPMQLHSPPITNRPILMPYGATDDGSVNNRSQQILRAGPSHNDRRNNMSMQDRNRHTNSASTLDRHSTFQNHFEGPSNSTRGSDLHLDTRSVLSIDSMRNSRENNRERISPPYHQGSSSHANNNQTPSPSYNSDGNNGIKSDSPSRKRRRVSRMPSQSPPAIWDHRRSPRNNNNHHNNHHNHQPQQQLQQPPHMSQHHQNQHNHLHLPQHQSGPVPLQQGSPPLRRPRFREQPRPWEPMPQVFQQPSPPQPQHQHPSLMVDINQVPVSLPLGHHEQLWTYSAGPHISICSGHPAAPHIPPCQVHGVYSQPFAQTCNIGGHFGAFASSPAALAVPHPHPHPHQHPQPHQAHYQHPHLAQQRPEGLSLDGLDHTGASPLHVSPLTAAHIHSSPQMAQISPPTPIYISTETVLNILQGRTGQFELLHRTARRAITAPRRNFTRFHWPAPPPPPHPHAHPAHRHPSLQHQTLAPQPTQVSLSATPSAYSGILLNFLAMFPLSTYGQPDMNSPDSNETENYEALLSLAERLGEAKPRGLARPEIDQLPSYKFNAETHTGDQTSCVVCMCDFEARQILRVLPCSHEFHAKCVDKWLRSNRTCPICRGNASEYFESSEEQ, from the exons atgttcaaaatacaCACGTACTACTACTTATTTCTTCTACTGCTACTACCACTACCACTACTACTACCACTTTGCAGTGATAATACCGGGAGTAGTCCTAAAGAATCCTTCACATACTCACCAAAATCCCCACCAATGCAATTACATTCCCCTCCAATCACCAATCGTCCAATCTTAATGCCTTACGGTGCTACTGATGATGGTAGTGTTAATAATAGATCTCAACAAATTCTTAGAGCTGGACCAAGCCATAATGACCGGCGAAATAACATGAGTATGCAGGATAGAAACCGGCATACTAATAGTGCATCAACCTTGGATCGTCATTCG ACTTTTCAGAATCATTTCGAAGGGCCGTCGAATTCTACCAGAGGATCAGATTTGCATTTGGATACCAGATCGGTCCTGTCGATAGATTCGATGCGAAATAGCCGAGAGAATAACAGGGAACGCATCAGTCCGCCATATCATCAGGGTAGTAGTTCACATGCGAACAATAACCAAACACCAAGTCCATCGTACAACTCAGACGGGAACAACGGAATCAAATCTGATAGTCCTTCACGTAAAAGACGTCGTGTGTCCAGAATGCCTAGTCAATCTCCGCCGGCCATATGGGACCATCGAAGGTCCCCGAGAAACAACAATAATCATCACAACAATCACCATAACCATCAACCGCAGCAGCAATTGCAGCAACCGCCTCACATGAGCCAACATCATCAAAATCAACACAACCATTTGCACCTGCCTCAGCATCAATCCGGCCCGGTGCCATTACAACAGGGTAGTCCACCGTTACGTAGACCAAGATTCCGTGAACAACCTCGTCCATGGGAGCCAATGCCGCAGGTTTTCCAACAACCGTCTCCGCCTCAACCACAGCACCAGCATCCCTCACTGATGGTTGATATCAACCAAGTTCCTGTCAGCCTTCCATTAGGTCACCACGAGCAACTGTGGACATACTCTGCTGGACCACACATTTCCATTTGCTCAGGTCATCCAGCAGCACCGCATATTCCACCTTGCCAG GTTCATGGAGTCTACTCACAACCCTTTGCTCAAACTTGTAATATTGGAGGACACTTCGGAGCGTTTGCATCGTCCCCTGCTGCACTTGCTGTGCCTCATCCGCATCCACATCCACATCAACATCCGCAGCCACACCAAGCGCACTATCAGCATCCTCACTTAGCGCAACAG CGACCCGAGGGGTTATCTCTCGATGGGTTGGACCATACCGGTGCTTCACCACTACATGTTTCCCCACTTACCGCCGCACACATTCATTCCTCGCCTCAAATGGCCCAGATCTCACCACCGACGCCGATCTACATTTCGACCGAA ACCGTGTTGAATATTCTCCAGGGACGTACCGGTCAATTTGAGCTGCTGCACAGAACTGCCCGCCGGGCCATCACTGCTCCCCGCCGGAACTTTACCCGATTCCACTGGCCAGCTCCACCTCCACCGCCCCATCCTCACGCCCATCCGGCGCATCGTCACCCAAGCCTACAGCATCAGACACTTGCCCCGCAGCCCACACAGGTTTCCCTCTCAGCTACACCGTCCGCTTATTCAGGAATTTTGCTGAATTTCCT AGCCATGTTCCCGCTGTCGACGTACGGACAACCAGATATGAACTCACCTGACTCCAACGAGACGGAGAACTACGAAGCGTTGCTCAGTTTGGCCGAACGTCTAGGTGAAGCGAAACCGCGTGGTCTAGCTCGACCGGAAATCGATCAACTTCCCAGCTATAAATTCAACGCGGAAACTCATACAG GGGATCAAACGTCTTGTGTGGTGTGCATGTGCGATTTTGAAGCACGTCAAATCTTGCGAGTACTACCGTGCTCGCATGAATTCCACGCAAAATGCGTAGATAAGTGGCTGAGG
- the LOC5578458 gene encoding RING finger protein 44 isoform X6, with translation MSMQDRNRHTNSASTLDRHSTFQNHFEGPSNSTRGSDLHLDTRSVLSIDSMRNSRENNRERISPPYHQGSSSHANNNQTPSPSYNSDGNNGIKSDSPSRKRRRVSRMPSQSPPAIWDHRRSPRNNNNHHNNHHNHQPQQQLQQPPHMSQHHQNQHNHLHLPQHQSGPVPLQQGSPPLRRPRFREQPRPWEPMPQVFQQPSPPQPQHQHPSLMVDINQVPVSLPLGHHEQLWTYSAGPHISICSGHPAAPHIPPCQVHGVYSQPFAQTCNIGGHFGAFASSPAALAVPHPHPHPHQHPQPHQAHYQHPHLAQQRPEGLSLDGLDHTGASPLHVSPLTAAHIHSSPQMAQISPPTPIYISTETVLNILQGRTGQFELLHRTARRAITAPRRNFTRFHWPAPPPPPHPHAHPAHRHPSLQHQTLAPQPTQVSLSATPSAYSGILLNFLAMFPLSTYGQPDMNSPDSNETENYEALLSLAERLGEAKPRGLARPEIDQLPSYKFNAETHTGDQTSCVVCMCDFEARQILRVLPCSHEFHAKCVDKWLRSNRTCPICRGNASEYFESSEEQ, from the exons ATGAGTATGCAGGATAGAAACCGGCATACTAATAGTGCATCAACCTTGGATCGTCATTCG ACTTTTCAGAATCATTTCGAAGGGCCGTCGAATTCTACCAGAGGATCAGATTTGCATTTGGATACCAGATCGGTCCTGTCGATAGATTCGATGCGAAATAGCCGAGAGAATAACAGGGAACGCATCAGTCCGCCATATCATCAGGGTAGTAGTTCACATGCGAACAATAACCAAACACCAAGTCCATCGTACAACTCAGACGGGAACAACGGAATCAAATCTGATAGTCCTTCACGTAAAAGACGTCGTGTGTCCAGAATGCCTAGTCAATCTCCGCCGGCCATATGGGACCATCGAAGGTCCCCGAGAAACAACAATAATCATCACAACAATCACCATAACCATCAACCGCAGCAGCAATTGCAGCAACCGCCTCACATGAGCCAACATCATCAAAATCAACACAACCATTTGCACCTGCCTCAGCATCAATCCGGCCCGGTGCCATTACAACAGGGTAGTCCACCGTTACGTAGACCAAGATTCCGTGAACAACCTCGTCCATGGGAGCCAATGCCGCAGGTTTTCCAACAACCGTCTCCGCCTCAACCACAGCACCAGCATCCCTCACTGATGGTTGATATCAACCAAGTTCCTGTCAGCCTTCCATTAGGTCACCACGAGCAACTGTGGACATACTCTGCTGGACCACACATTTCCATTTGCTCAGGTCATCCAGCAGCACCGCATATTCCACCTTGCCAG GTTCATGGAGTCTACTCACAACCCTTTGCTCAAACTTGTAATATTGGAGGACACTTCGGAGCGTTTGCATCGTCCCCTGCTGCACTTGCTGTGCCTCATCCGCATCCACATCCACATCAACATCCGCAGCCACACCAAGCGCACTATCAGCATCCTCACTTAGCGCAACAG CGACCCGAGGGGTTATCTCTCGATGGGTTGGACCATACCGGTGCTTCACCACTACATGTTTCCCCACTTACCGCCGCACACATTCATTCCTCGCCTCAAATGGCCCAGATCTCACCACCGACGCCGATCTACATTTCGACCGAA ACCGTGTTGAATATTCTCCAGGGACGTACCGGTCAATTTGAGCTGCTGCACAGAACTGCCCGCCGGGCCATCACTGCTCCCCGCCGGAACTTTACCCGATTCCACTGGCCAGCTCCACCTCCACCGCCCCATCCTCACGCCCATCCGGCGCATCGTCACCCAAGCCTACAGCATCAGACACTTGCCCCGCAGCCCACACAGGTTTCCCTCTCAGCTACACCGTCCGCTTATTCAGGAATTTTGCTGAATTTCCT AGCCATGTTCCCGCTGTCGACGTACGGACAACCAGATATGAACTCACCTGACTCCAACGAGACGGAGAACTACGAAGCGTTGCTCAGTTTGGCCGAACGTCTAGGTGAAGCGAAACCGCGTGGTCTAGCTCGACCGGAAATCGATCAACTTCCCAGCTATAAATTCAACGCGGAAACTCATACAG GGGATCAAACGTCTTGTGTGGTGTGCATGTGCGATTTTGAAGCACGTCAAATCTTGCGAGTACTACCGTGCTCGCATGAATTCCACGCAAAATGCGTAGATAAGTGGCTGAGG